The Trachemys scripta elegans isolate TJP31775 unplaced genomic scaffold, CAS_Tse_1.0 scaffold_105, whole genome shotgun sequence genome window below encodes:
- the DERL1 gene encoding derlin-1, whose translation MSDLGDWFRSIPLITRYWFASSIAVPLIGKLGLINPAYLVLWPDAFINRFQIWRPLTATFYFPVGPGTGFLYLVNLYFLYQYSSRLETGAFDGRPADYMFMLLFNWICIVITGLVMDMQLLMIPLIMSVLYVWAQLNRDMIVSFWFGTRFKACYLPWVILGFNYIIGGSIINELIGNLVGHLYFFLMFKYPMDLGGRNFLTTPQFLYRWLPNRRGGVSGFGVPPASVRRAAEDQQGGGRHNWGQGFRLGD comes from the exons ATGTCGGATCTGGGGGACTGGTTCCGGAGCATCCCTTTAATCACCCGCTACTGGTTCGCCAGCTCCATCGCGGTGCCGCTTATCGGCAAGCTAGGCCTCATCAACCCCGCCTATCTCGTCCTATGGCCCGACGCCTTCATCAACCGCTTCCAG ATCTGGAGGCCATTAACTGCAACGTTCTACTTCCCAGTGGGCCCAGGAACTGGATTTCTCTATTTGGTGAACTTATATTTTTTGTATCAGTATTCATCACGACTAGAAACAG GTGCTTTTGATGGAAGGCCAGCGGATTATATGTTCATGCTTCTGTTTAACTGGATTTGCATTGTT ATAACTGGCTTGGTGATGGACATGCAG TTGCTGATGATTCCCCTGATAATGTCAGTGCTTTATGTCTGGGCCCAGCTGAACAGAGATATGATTGTATCATTTTGGTTTGGGACAAGATTTAAG GCTTGTTATCTACCTTGGGTTATTCTGGGATTCAACTACATCATTGGAGGATC CATCATCAATGAGCTGATAGGAAATCTGGTTGGACACCTATACTTCTTCTTAATGTTTAAATATCCAATGGACTTGGGAGGAAGGAATTTCCTAACCACACCCCAGTTTCt ATACCGCTGGCTgccaaacaggagaggaggggtATCAGGATTTGGTGTTCCGCCTGCAAGTGTTCGAAGGGCTGCAGAAGATCAACAGGGTGGTGGAAGACACAACTGGGGCCAAGGTTTTCGGTTAGGTGACTAG